One window of Acomys russatus chromosome 28, mAcoRus1.1, whole genome shotgun sequence genomic DNA carries:
- the Ibsp gene encoding bone sialoprotein 2, with product MRTALILLGILGMACAFSMKNFHRRAKAEDSEENGVFKYRPRYFLYKHAYFYPALKRFPVQGGSDSSEENGDGDSSEEEEEEEETSNEEETNEDSAGNDVEEPGAENATLAGVTPSYVTETATAEEPGLAALQLPKKAGDAVSEAAKTKESDDEEEEEEEEEENENEEAEVDENEQLVNGTSTNSTEVDGGNGSSGGDNGGEEGEEERVTEAGTAGNTAGGGEQTSEGPTATVPLDGFHHTTPSPEAYEATSPPTVQSTTAEYWGEYEQAGNEYNSQYEVYDNVNAEPRGDTYRAYEDEYSYYKGRGYEGYEGQDYYYHQ from the exons ATGAGGACCGCCTTGATCTTGCTCGGCATTCTGGGAATGGCGTGTGCTTTCTCT ATGAAAAATTTCCATCGAAGGGCCAAAGCAGAGGACTCTGAAGAAAACGGG GTCTTCAAGTACCGGCCGCGCTACTTTCTCTATAAGCATGCCTACTTTTACCCTGCTCTAAAGCGGTTTCCAGTCCAG gGTGGCAGCGACTCTTCTGAAGAAAATGGAGATGGTGAcagctctgaggaggaggaggaggaagag GAGACTTCAAATGAGGAGGAAACCAATGAAGACTCCGCTGGCAATGACGTGGAAGAACCGGGAGCTGAGAACGCCACCCTCGCTGGAGTGACACCCAGCTACGTCACAGAGACGGCCACTGCAGAAGAGCCCGGGTTAGCTGCGCTCCAACTGCCCAAGAAG GCTGGAGACGCTGTAAGCGAGGCTGCAAAGACGAAGGAAAGTGACGacgaagaagaggaagaggaagaggaggaagaaaatgaaaacgaAGAAGCAGAGGTGGATGAAAACGAGCAGCTCGTCAATGGCACCAGCACCAATTCCACGGAGGTGGACGGCGGGAACGGCAGCAGCGGAGGGGACAATGGCGGCGAAGAAGGCGAGGAAGAAAGAGTCACTGAAGCAGGTACCGCAGGAAACACAGCCGGTGGCGGGGAGCAGACCAGTGAGGGCCCCACGGCAACTGTCCCGCTGGACGGGTTTCATCACACGACCCCATCACCCGAAGCCTATGAGGCCACCTCCCCACCGACCGTACAAAGCACCACTGCTGAGTATTGGGGAGAATACGAACAAGCAGGCAACGAGTACAACTCTCAGTACGAAGTCTATGACAACGTGAACGCGGAGCCTCGCGGGGACACTTACCGAGCCTATGAGGACGAATACAGCTACTACAAGGGGCGTGGCTATGAAGGCTATGAGGGTCAAGACTATTACTACCATCAGTGA